A stretch of Gossypium hirsutum isolate 1008001.06 chromosome A06, Gossypium_hirsutum_v2.1, whole genome shotgun sequence DNA encodes these proteins:
- the LOC121202880 gene encoding transcription factor JUNGBRUNNEN 1 isoform X1: MEDVEMEKIVSCNTEEEEEDILLPGFRFHPTDEELVGFYLKRKVEKKLFTIDLIKHVDIYKFDPWDLPRVSKVSSTVGEKEWYFFCKRGRKYKNSIRPNRVTVSGFWKATGIDKPIYGVGEYHNNSIIGLKKSLVYYKGSAGKGTKTDWMMHEFRLPLDQNHAKDNFEEAEVWTVCRIFKRDVTCRKHALDWQNKKKNNNNKKNDNNININWNVQNISAINSRTCSTEESENSLEFLGEKEIENFPGKLNQFSFTSDHHHHHHQGTSQVLSFSNPNNGDGLFFGQQQWNDEFKPVVDYNFGDSLLYSDW; encoded by the exons atggaAGATGTGGAGATGGAGAAAATAGTAAGTTGTAAtacagaagaagaagaagaagatatatTGCTACCTGGTTTTAGATTTCATCCCACAGATGAAGAACTAGTAGGGTTTTATCTCAAGAGGAAAGTGGAGAAGAAGCTCTTCACCATTGATTTAATCAAGCATGTTGATATCTACAAATTTGATCCTTGGGATCTTCCAA GGGTTAGCAAAGTCAGCAGCACAGTGGGAGAGAAAGAATGGTATTTCTTTTGCAAGAGAGGGAGGAAGTACAAGAACAGCATAAGACCAAACAGGGTTACAGTTTCAGGGTTTTGGAAAGCGACTGGGATCGACAAGCCAATCTATGGTGTCGGAGAATACCACAATAACTCCATCATTGGTTTGAAGAAATCGTTGGTTTATTATAAAGGAAGTGCTGGTAAAGGCACTAAAACTGATTGGATGATGCACGAATTTCGTCTCCCACTTGATCAAAATCATGCCAAAGACAACTTTGAAGAAGCT GAAGTTTGGACAGTATGCAGAATCTTTAAACGTGATGTTACATGCAGAAAACATGCATTAGATTggcaaaacaagaagaaaaataacaataataaaaaaaatgataataatattaatattaattggAATGTGCAAAATATTTCAGCAATTAATTCAAGAACATGCAGTACTGAAGAATCAGAAAATAGCTTGGAGTTTTTAGgtgagaaagaaattgaaaattttcctggaaaattaaatcaattttcgtTTACAAgtgatcatcatcatcatcatcatcaaggaACATCTCAAGTTTTAAGCTTTTCAAACCCTAATAATGGCGATGGATTATTCTTTGGACAACAACAATGGAACGATGAGTTCAAGCCAGTTGTAGATTATAATTTTGGTGATTCATTGCTTTATAGTGATtggtag
- the LOC107960277 gene encoding DNA-directed RNA polymerases II, IV and V subunit 12, with protein sequence MDPQPEPVTYICGDCGQENTLKHGDVIQCRECGYRILYKKRTRRIVQYEAR encoded by the exons ATGGATCCACAACCTGAACCTGTTACCTATATCTGTGGAG ACTGTGGGCAAGAGAACACATTGAAGCATGGAGATGTGATACAATGCCGGGAATGTGGTTATCGCATTCTTTACAAGAAGCGAACCCGAAGAA TTGTTCAGTATGAAGCTCGCTGA
- the LOC121202880 gene encoding transcription factor JUNGBRUNNEN 1 isoform X2, which translates to MEDVEMEKIVSCNTEEEEEDILLPGFRFHPTDEELVGFYLKRKVEKKLFTIDLIKHVDIYKFDPWDLPRVSKVSSTVGEKEWYFFCKRGRKYKNSIRPNRVTVSGFWKATGIDKPIYGVGEYHNNSIIGLKKSLVYYKGSAGKGTKTDWMMHEFRLPLDQNHAKDNFEEAFGQYAESLNVMLHAENMH; encoded by the exons atggaAGATGTGGAGATGGAGAAAATAGTAAGTTGTAAtacagaagaagaagaagaagatatatTGCTACCTGGTTTTAGATTTCATCCCACAGATGAAGAACTAGTAGGGTTTTATCTCAAGAGGAAAGTGGAGAAGAAGCTCTTCACCATTGATTTAATCAAGCATGTTGATATCTACAAATTTGATCCTTGGGATCTTCCAA GGGTTAGCAAAGTCAGCAGCACAGTGGGAGAGAAAGAATGGTATTTCTTTTGCAAGAGAGGGAGGAAGTACAAGAACAGCATAAGACCAAACAGGGTTACAGTTTCAGGGTTTTGGAAAGCGACTGGGATCGACAAGCCAATCTATGGTGTCGGAGAATACCACAATAACTCCATCATTGGTTTGAAGAAATCGTTGGTTTATTATAAAGGAAGTGCTGGTAAAGGCACTAAAACTGATTGGATGATGCACGAATTTCGTCTCCCACTTGATCAAAATCATGCCAAAGACAACTTTGAAGAAGCT TTTGGACAGTATGCAGAATCTTTAAACGTGATGTTACATGCAGAAAACATGCATTAG